In a single window of the Cervus elaphus chromosome 1, mCerEla1.1, whole genome shotgun sequence genome:
- the LOC122700183 gene encoding olfactory receptor 8J3-like, whose product MANGNFTRVTEFILTGVSERPDLQIPLFFVFLVIYGLTVTGNLSIITLTSVDPRLQTPMYFFLRHLAIINLGNSTVIAPKMLINFLVKKHTTSFYECAIQLGGFLVFIVAEIFILAVMAYDRYVAICNPLLYMVVVSWRICFLLVFLTYLYSFSTAIVASFSVFSMTYCSSNIINHFYCDIVPLIALSCSDTSFPETVVFVSASTNLVFSIITVVASYFNIVLSILRIRSSEGRKRAFSTCASHMTAVSVFYGTLLFMYLQPQTYHSMGADKMASVFYTLVIPMLNPMIYSLRNKDVKAALKRFLINSCSSFKLM is encoded by the coding sequence ATGGCTAATGGAAATTTCACCCGAGTCACTGAGTTTATTCTCACAGGAGTCTCAGAACGTCCAGACCTCCAGATCCCACTCTTCTTTGTCTTCCTGGTCATCTACGGACTGACCGTGACAGGCAACCTAAGCATCATCACCCTCACCAGTGTGGACCCTCGACTTCAGAcccccatgtatttcttcctcagGCACTTGGCCATCATCAATCTTGGCAATTCAACTGTCATTGCTCCTAAAATGCTGATCAACTTCTTAGTAAAGAAACACACCACCTCTTTCTATGAGTGTGCCATTCAGCTAGGAGGGTTCTTGGTTTTCATTGTagctgaaattttcattttagctgtgatggcctatgaccgctatgtggccatttgTAACCCCTTGCTCTACATGGTGGTGGTGTCTTGGAGGATCTGCTTTCTGCTAGTTTTCCTAACATACCTCTATAGCTTTTCCACAGCTATTGTGGCTTCATTTTCTGTATTCTCTATGACTTATTGCTCTTCCAACATAATCAATCATTTTTACTGTGATATCGTCCCTCTGATAGCATTGTCTTGCTCTGATACTTCCTTTCCAGAAACAGTAGTATTTGTATCTGCATCTACAAATTTGGTGTTTTCCATAATTACCGTTGTAGCATCTTATTTCAACATTGTTCTGTCCATTCTAAGGATACGTtcatcagaaggaaggaaaagagcctTCTCCACATGTGCTTCACATATGACGGCAGTGTCTGTCTTCTATGGAACTCTACTTTTTATGTATTTGCAGCCTCAGACTTACCATTCTATGGGTGCTGATAAAATGGCTTCAGTGTTCTATACACTGGTGATTCCCATGCTGAACCCCAtgatctacagcctgaggaacaaggACGTGAAGGCTGCCTTAAAGAGATTTCTGATAAATTCATGCTCTTCTTTTAAGCTGATGTAA
- the LOC122700314 gene encoding olfactory receptor 8J3-like has product MAHGNFTRVTEFILTGVSERTDLQIPLFFVFLVIYGLTVTGNLSIITLTSVDSRLQTPMYFFLRHLAIINLGNSTVIAPKMLINFLVKRHTTSYYECAIQLGGFLVFIVAEIFILAVMAYDRYVAICNPLLYMAVVSRQVCFLLVSLTYLYSFSTSVVTSFSVFSMAYCSLNVINHFYCDIVPLLALSCSDTSFPETVVFVSASTNLMFSITVVVASYFNIILSILRIRSSEGRKRAFSTCASHMTAVSVFYGTLLFMYLQPRNNHSLETDKMASVFYTLVIPMLNPMIYSLRNKDVKAALKRFLTNSCC; this is encoded by the coding sequence ATGGCTCATGGAAATTTCACCCGAGTCACTGAGTTTATTCTCACAGGAGTCTCAGAACGTACAGACCTCCAGATCCCACTCTTCTTTGTCTTCCTGGTCATCTATGGACTGACCGTGACAGGCAACCTAAGCATCATCACCCTCACCAGTGTGGACTCTCGACTTCAGAcccccatgtatttcttcctcagGCACTTGGCCATCATCAATCTTGGCAATTCAACTGTCATTGCTCCTAAAATGCTGATCAACTTCTTAGTAAAGAGACACACCACCTCCTACTATGAATGTGCCATTCAGCTAGGAGGGTTCTTGGTTTTCATCGTagctgaaattttcattttagcagtgatggcctatgaccgctatgtggccatttgTAACCCCCTGCTCTACATGGCGGTGGTGTCTCGACAGGTCTGCTTTCTGCTAGTTTCCCTCACATACCTCTATAGCTTTTCCACATCAGTTGTGACTTCCTTTTCTGTATTCTCAATGGCTTACTGCTCTCTCAATGTGATCAATCACTTTTACTGTGACATTGTCCCACTCTTAGCCCTGTCCTGCTCTGATACGTCCTTCCCGGAAACAGTAGTGTTCGTGTCTGCATCTACAAACTTGATGTTTTCCATAACTGTAGTTGTAGCATCTTACTTCAACATCATTTTGTCCATTCTAAGGATACGTtcatcagaaggaaggaaaagagcctTCTCCACATGCGCTTCGCATATGACCGCTGTGTCAGTCTTCTATGGAACTCTGCTTTTCATGTATTTACAGCCTCGAAATAACCATTCATTAGAAACTGATAAAATGGCTTCAGTGTTTTATACGCTGGTGATTCCCATGCTGAACCCCAtgatctacagcctgaggaacaaggACGTGAAGGCTGCCTTGAAGAGATTTCTGACAAATTCCTGTTGTTGA